A single region of the Neotabrizicola shimadae genome encodes:
- a CDS encoding MerR family transcriptional regulator: MADDVISFKEMCARFDVTARTLRYYEYIELLAPLKEGRARFYGPREVARMTLILRGRRFGFSLEEIRQWLLIYEEQGTRPQLETFLTLADRQIGELTRQRDEIEATIADLQALRGTAEAELARLPKAD; this comes from the coding sequence ATGGCGGATGACGTCATCAGCTTCAAGGAGATGTGCGCGCGGTTCGACGTGACGGCGCGCACCCTGCGCTACTACGAATACATCGAACTTCTCGCCCCGCTGAAGGAGGGCCGCGCCCGGTTCTACGGCCCGCGCGAGGTTGCGCGGATGACACTGATCCTGCGCGGGCGCCGATTCGGTTTCAGTCTGGAAGAGATTCGCCAGTGGCTTCTGATCTACGAGGAACAGGGGACGCGGCCGCAGCTTGAGACGTTCCTCACCCTGGCCGACCGTCAGATTGGCGAACTGACACGTCAGCGCGACGAGATCGAGGCCACGATTGCCGACCTGCAGGCCCTGCGGGGGACCGCCGAGGCCGAACTTGCGCGCCTGCCCAAGGCGGACTGA